The Silene latifolia isolate original U9 population chromosome Y, ASM4854445v1, whole genome shotgun sequence sequence GAGGAACCACATCGTTCATGTCAATCAAAGAGGTACATAACGAAGGTCATGTTCATGTGCGCTGTGTCCAGGCCAGTTTATGGAGAAGATGGTGAGCTACTTTTTGATGGAAAAATAGGAGCATGACCTTTCATTGAACATGTTCCAGCAGCAAGGAAATCCAAACATAGGGAGGCAGGCACAATAGTCACAAAGGCTATTGATTCCATTACAAGACAAATTACAAAATACTGCATAATTCATTAAAATCATTCCAGCAATCAAGGCTAAGTGGCCTGCTAATGCAAGTAAGAACATATACATCCAACAAGATAATGCAAGACCACATATTTCTGACCTTGACCCAGATTTTAGGGCTGCTGCCAGCTCAGATGGTTTCAATATTCATCTTATTTTTCAACCACCTAATAGTCCTGATTTGAACATAAATGATTTAGGATTTTTTAGGTCTTTACAAACACTTCAGAATGATGAAGTTGCCTCTACAGTTGATGAATTGGTGGGTAATGTTATGACAGCTTTTATAGATCATGACTCAATGAAATTGAACTTCAATTATCTTACTCTACAATCAGTCATGGTGGAAATCATGAAATGTAGGGGACATAATAATTTCAAGATTCCTCATATGAGGAAGGAGTCACTACTGAGACATGGATTACTCCCAGTTAATCTCACAGTAGATGTAACTTTAGTGAAGGAATGTTTGGATTATTTGGATCAAAATGGGTTTGGTAGTTCTCTGACTGTGCTAAGAGAGGGAGTTGCTCAATTGTTTACAATAGAAGTAGAAAATCTGCCAGGGGAAGTGGAGATGCTACAAATGATTGAAGCAGCTGAAGTCAATGAAGTAGGGGATTTGTTTTGGTTTGACTGTTATGCATGTTAACTACCTAAACATCAAAATGCAATattggtttttatttttggttAATGCAGTCAAATGTAATCATGTGTAATGAAATCCAAGAATGTTTTACTTATTCACATGACATGCTAAGACATTCTGTTTTGTATTTATAATGTTCAACTGGCTACTTGGTGGTTGAATATAGTCACTCATCATTTAGAACATCATACACAAAATATCACATCATTGTTGGCAGCAGCATCTTAAGCTCTCAGGGACTAACACCCTCTCGTCATTGAGCTTACAAATGACTCCAGTTAATGCCTCCTTAACCAATCTTAGATTGGGGTGGCAATAACTTGGTGATTATATGCATTCAAAACTTAGATTGGGGTGGCATAACATTATCAGCATTTAGCCTCCTTAACCAACCTTAGATTTGGTTCCATAAGATTCTTAATTTGATTATGGGGTTAACATAGTGAATGCAACAGTAACAAAGACCCTCAAAGTGTTCATCATTGGGTGACACTACAACCAAAACAGATGACATGTTACAAACTAACACAGATGACATACATTGACCACACTATACTGCAAACATGATTTAACAGATGAAATTtgcaaaacacaatatatatagaGAAGCTACAACAAAAGTGAGAGTGAGTTTACACAATTTTTAACAAAGTGAGAGTGAATTTACCCAACAACTTTCAAGTAACAACAATACAAACCCAacaacattcaaataacaacaaTACAATCAAAACCGTATAATAAACCCAAAGTAGAAACAATAAAAGTCCAAGATTAAGAAATTAACCTCCTTTTTTTAGCTCATTTATTTGTACTTTTCTAaggatttagcataaaatttgttGAACTTCAAAGATTTTGGTGACAATTCAACAGAATCATGGACCTCCTCAAAGATAATATGATCCCTTCCTGAAGTAGAAAACAAAAGGGGGACAAAAATCAGTTAATAAAAAATCAATATCTCATCAAATTCAGACAATAAAACAACTAAACCAATTAAAAATATCGTAAACGGTTcagacaattaaaacaattaaaccaaTTAAAAATATCGTAAACGGCATAAAACTGATGGAATCGTTGATAATAGGAcataaaactgataaaaggacATACAGCAATTCGGTTTCATAAGATTGATAAACCACTCACAATTAATGTAGCAAATCAAACACTAGTGAAAGtctttatacaaattaattaatgtAGCAAATCATAAGTTGGAAAATTGGAACCAATCCTCAAAATAGTTGGTACGCACTAGTTCCCCAACCTCCATGATTTTCTCACAAGAAATTCGTTCATCAGTAGACATGCATTATATGAGGTTTTACGCAAATACTCCTTATATTTACCCAAATAGCCTTATTGTTTTATGTGAACTCCCCAACTCCCTTGCATTTTCCACCACCCACAAAGAAATTGGAAATAATTTCAAACAAATTTCAAGAATAAAACGAATTACAGtacaaacaattaaaacaattaaaggaCGTCTTTACCTTTtacaaacaattaaaacaattacagtacaaacaattaaaacaattacagtacaaacaattaaaacgaatttCAAACCATCTTTACCTTTCACATTTTCCTCCGCTTTTTTCCTCGTCTTTTCTAAGAAATTCGCaacaaatttgttgaactttacAGATTTTGGTGACAAATCACCAGATCTATCAAAACATGAACCAAGATCAAAGTTTGTTGAACCGATCTTCTCAGAACATTCAGGGACATCGATGGGTATAGAATCAGGAACGGTGGTATTTGAGTCACCATAAAAAGCTGATGTTGCCTCagtatcatcatcaacatcagaGTCTAAAAGTGACCCATAACCGAAGTAAGTATCAGGGGCAACATGCCCAATACCGGGTATAAATAACAAATTATCGAGAGATTTATGATAAGAGGGAGCtttattattgttcttcatcGAAATAGGTTGAGATTTAGGATGATTCATGGCAAGTTTGAGTTTTTTTTGTTGAGATCTAGAGAGGGGGAGTAGAACGGCGAATGCAGAGGATTTTTTTGAGGGTTTTTTTTACAGAGAGAGGAGAAAGGGGGAGAAGATTCTAGAGATTGAATGAAGGGTTGGGTTGGACGAGTTGGGTAGTTAGGGAAATATGGAGGGAACGGTTAGTGGGTAGTGGGTAGGATTATTGGGTTAAATGTTGGGTTGGTGGGTATAATTAATAGGTTTAATGGGTTAAGAGTATGGTTGGTGAGTGGCCCAACCTTTGGTAATTATGTAGATATAGGAATGATATAAGggtatttttgtaaaaaaaaacaaCCTATTTATGGTATGTTACCATTTGTATGGTACGGACATATTCGGTAAGTGGGAagattggtgtggtatggagggagtatatggttTAATATAGTTTGTATGTAATTGTATTATTTACTCTTGAGAATTGTAACTGtagatgagagagagagagagagtaattaaATGAGATCAATGAACATGTGGTCCCTACAAAAAACAAAAGTTTTTTAATCCCTAAAATTGATGGACCAATAGAAAGACAAGAAATGTTTTAGCTTTTATAGTATAGAGACTTCACTACTCATGTAAACTATTTAATATATTGCTTACATGTATTAAAGGCTCTTGAAGCGGAGGTCTAACATtcagtttgttttttgttttattttattttattttattattataggGATGCATACATGTTTTCCTTGACAATGACACAGTTGATGGGTATTACAATGGTTACACCAACATCATTCTCTAGCCTTTGTTCCACCACTTAAACCTTCCGCAACCGCGCGACCTTGAAACTGCGGAACGTACAGTTTCACAGTTTACTACTTATAAAAAAGCAAACAAATGTTTACTAAGGTGGTGATGAAAAATTATAAGGAAGGTGATATCGTGTTGATCCACTGTTATCGTTTAATGTTACTTCCTAAATATATTAAAACCTAAAACAATGGGATTGTAATAGGCTGATTTTTGCGTAAAACTTTCCCGTCCTTTGAATATTACAGACCACTGCCTTTAAGGAAGGCGCTCCTTGAAGTTCTTGTTGCTGCAGACTTAATTGGGTTGTAACAACATGTTCATTTCCCTTAATTTTATATTAGTATACCTTAATTTATCTAGTAGATTATCTCATATTTAATTAGGTTATGAGAAATTAAGATGGTTAATTAAGTGGATTAATTAGTATGTTTATTGTAGTGGATTATGGTAATGAAGGTAGTAATTAATTTgtgtaggaagcttcattgaggagcatttctagtGGTTAGCTTGAGGCTTTGtgaagataagcttgaggtagggttttccctacatAGTTCTAATAATATGAGTGTTTAATTATGCATTTATTGTCATTAATTACACTTGTCTCAGGTAGTTCCATTATAACATGTTGttggtaattagggtttatgacgtAATATGGTTTTATGTTAATGATCCATATGGCGAAAGGGCAAGTATGGTTAATTGTCTTACGAATGGTAGAATGCATTGTAACATGTTAGGAAGAAAATACATGAAAAGAGGTAAATTAATAAAGGAATGAGCATTGTGATacatattatgtttagtgtaatTACATGAGCATTCTTGTTGGAAATTGCTTGTGTTGGTTGTCAtttgattggagttggaggatggtggagTATATTTGGTTGTGGTTATGGaaacggaaggcggttgggaaaccgtcttctgCTTGAGTCActccttggagcttcccactccaagggggatgtgcacatttagtacttgagttttggagggactcgtgttgttgaggcacgatgtctggcaggggactcgagtcgctCTCGGGCCCGGCACCACgtacgtgttccgagtacctagtGTTGGTATGTGCCGTCATGGGCGTGTCCCGGCCACCGGTTATGTGGAGGTAAGGAACTTGGAGAATGTTTGTGCATCTTATGCATTTGTTGGATTTATGGTTGGTTGCCTTAGCATTTATTACATGAGCATGTAATCTTTATCATTTGCATTTATTGAGCATTTGTATTAttaagctaacacttgggtttttAAACATCTGTGGttaaccatatggtgatttccgcccatatAGGGAGCAACGATTTGACAGATTATCTTTGATTAGATGCGGAGGATTGGGAGCGGTCTTCACTAGTTGTCATCACTTATGTTTGTCTTGTTTTTGACTATTTAAACCCCACTTTCATTCGATTGGGTTGTACTAAATGGGATGATATTTTCATCCCTTAACATGTAAGTATTTATCTAACTACAACTTATCAATTTAAGTTTATTGTTTTAAATTCTTCTTTACTCGTTTGTTCGCACTACaagcttgggaaaccaagtcttgtgacGCCTCCATGTGTTGGGACTGCCTTGAGGAAGGGCCCCGACTTATGGGGCGTTACACTTGATAGGTACACAAATAGTACTCCTACACACCAAAAAATATACAAGtcttaataagaataaaaaacaaatcatataattataaattataatgtTAAGAAATATACGAAATTTAGCAAACTTAAAAGCAAGTTCTTATAATCAATGTCATATCATAATGTTAAAAAACTTGTTCGAGCCCTGGGAATGCAGTAGTGTTAAAACTCATGAGGGAGAGCTTTACCACCCTAGTGGTCCTACCTGGCTCGAATCCGGATTAAACCAGATGGTTTACACACAAAAAAAATAATGTTAAAAAAAACACATGGAAAGATTTTAACGATTGTACGAAAAGTAATATTCCATCTATAATATCATTTTCATATAAAGATTAATGAAAATTCttaacaattataatcataattacataaataaaaagtTATCGTGATATCTACGATGTAAATTATAACCTTTATTATAAACTTTATAATAACAAAATATCAGCAGTTGAGAAATCCCATCTGTAACAATCCGAATTTTCAGGACATTATTTAATAAATCCAAAATATAGAAAAAAAACGGATGATGATTATCCGAGAAATTACTATTTTCAAACAACTTTAATTAAAAAGCTAGTGTTAAATATTACaataatttctaacaaattacaatattatttaataaaaatttctAAATCCCATCTTCAGCTTGGCCCGTCTAGGAATGGTCAGTCATCACGAATCTGACAAATCAGacgttttttaaatttttttaaaaagttGAATAGGAAAAACATGAAACGTCAGGTGGGTGGATTAACTTATTAaacaatgaaaacaaaacatcaaTATAGCACCATGCTTAATATAACAATTTCTTTAACACTTAACTTCTTGATTAAACCGAATAAATTTTTAAGTGCcgtattattttattaaaattttatcACGAAATACCGGCCAATTATCATACACATTACGACTATATAACCAATAATCGAAACTTGTATGATAATCATATATCTCCAATAACACCGTTATCGGGCCAGGGGGATAACATTATCACTCTTGTTTACCGTGGTGACATAAGTACGTCGTTTAAAACAAAATTCGTCCACTCATATCCAGAATCAAATGCCGGTATGTGGGGTTGATAGACCTGCACCACTGACTATTCACCACCCGACTATTATACCCTAAGCCTAACCAAATATAGACCTTAGGGAACCCGGATGCGATCACCCTTACACGTACGAGACTGATGAGGTCCCATCTAAAGTATGTCACACTCCCGCGCTGCTCTCGAGTCTAAGAATAGGGCCATTCAAGACTCTTCGCACGCAAACGACTATTTTACATGATTAAGATGATTGCTATTCTTCCATGTCATTACGTGCACAATAGCAACAACATGCTTTCCCGCTcaatgagttttcgaattcggccCTAAAAATgccaataaaatatgaaatatttccaaatctgtaatacccggatatttgAGACCCGCAAAGGACCCTCTGGATGCATGAGAGAACCCTGAGACTTGTTGAGAGACTACTTGGGAGTAAAGAATAACCGTACACTAGACTAAGTAGAACCTAGACTAGACTTAGTGATTGTGCAGTGGACCGAGTGGAGGTCATAGTGGATCGAGTAGTTTTCACTTGACCAAGTGggtggcactcggccgagtggaccctccactcgaccgagtacggctCAACAGTAGGCGATAAATCCTATGACGGAATCTTATTTCCCCTAACTCTAAATCATTTCATCCTTCTTCCTTATCACTCCATATTCTGTCTCTTCTTTCTAATAGCTTCCTAAACACCTCTccatgggattcaagcttggattagaatATTATACACCTTATGCTTCTTTCCTTTCACCTTTTAAGTttagatttaccctttattttttattttttatgaaccctaacttttgggggttttgttatgGGTGATTAATTAGTAATTGATATGAGTATTATGGGTAATTAGTAGGTGTTAATAATGGGTTATGTATCGTATAAGTATATACAATGAGTTGTGATAGTATTATATGGTtgatgtaggatgagacggttttatgagacggaGTCTTGCTTGTCTCTGATttgcttatggagtatgctaaaaggtaggtttaccCTACTCGGTTTTAATAATGTGAAAACTTGTGAGTCGGTTTGCATCATattataatgatgatgatgatgatgataataataataataataataataataataataataataataataataataataataataataagttgtaatgataataataatacgtaataCGATACATGTATACATATACGTATACTACCTTATAATCTACCCTACCCTTTTCTAACCACCGTATCCTAACACAATCTCAACACAATCTCTACCCATACCACTCATCCTTATCTCATTTCATTTTTCCACCACAAAACtttagagagaaagaagagaaaaaaagagagattagaagaaaatggagattttgtccctccgcctcgagttcgtaaggtaaaatcgtcttaaacttatttatatattatttaatttatatcaTTGACCCGTCTTGACCCCGACTCACCTCTGACTGTCATTGACCACTCCGTTGACCACCAAAAACCGAGTTTGACCGACTTATTATAtggttatttgttgttgttgttgttgtgtgacTGTCTTAAGACATATTTTTACACCTATTTCGGGGCCTACTTGGGGGGATATTGGGTGGTCCTTATCATGGGTTGAGAGGGGGTTGTAGTGGTGGTCATGGGTCGCGTTTGGGTGGTAGAAAATGGGGTTGAAAAGGGTTTTTTGTTGTTCTTGGTGTCGGCTGTTGTGGGGGTTGGCCATGGTTGTTGGACTCGGGTTGAAGGGTGGTG is a genomic window containing:
- the LOC141633968 gene encoding uncharacterized protein LOC141633968 yields the protein MNHPKSQPISMKNNNKAPSYHKSLDNLLFIPGIGHVAPDTYFGYGSLLDSDVDDDTEATSAFYGDSNTTVPDSIPIDVPECSEKIGSTNFDLGSCFDRSGDLSPKSVKFNKFVANFLEKTRKKAEENVKGRDHIIFEEVHDSVELSPKSLKFNKFYAKSLEKYK
- the LOC141627901 gene encoding uncharacterized protein LOC141627901, giving the protein MGKGNLTADQKDSIAHFLLAHSTKGVPFKGKISEAATKWSVSRKTIWLWWNRAKEKILEEKPIHLPSRMLGNTNSPKVNIDIEMIKSLPFKNRSSISKIAKKLKVGHGTVQRWVEKGELKRHSNPIHPSLTDSNKLQRLLFSLESISVDIAKNLIKFKDMSCQVHIDEKWFYLTTTTDTYYIVPGEEEPHRSCQSKRYITKVMFMCAVSRPVYGEDAIKAKWPANASKNIYIQQDNARPHISDLDPDFRAAASSDGFNIHLIFQPPNSPDLNINDLGFFRSLQTLQNDEVASTVDELVGNVMTAFIDHDSMKLNFNYLTLQSVMVEIMKCRGHNNFKIPHMRKESLLRHGLLPVNLTVDVTLVKECLDYLDQNGFGSSLTVLREGVAQLFTIEVENLPGEVEMLQMIEAAEVNEVGDLFWFDCYAC